From Acidobacteriota bacterium, one genomic window encodes:
- a CDS encoding HEAT repeat domain-containing protein encodes MRCLKGKNPGRVLLTLLWGMSLALFSASPTVAQEPSENLEAQIPELINHLKSKDESLRVEASNKLAAIGKPAVPALIEVLTEKEAAPVAIFIMGRIGAGAKEAIPILSKTLKQHEDKNIRARAAEALGKIGPETFLLIVPGLKDKEAVVRLRAVQALGRIGPPAEPVLSSVVDCLQDADEGVRTEAQKAVERIGKAQQ; translated from the coding sequence ATGCGATGTTTGAAAGGCAAGAACCCAGGAAGGGTGCTTTTGACGCTTTTATGGGGAATGAGTTTAGCTCTTTTTTCCGCATCACCCACCGTTGCACAAGAGCCATCTGAAAACCTTGAAGCCCAAATTCCAGAACTCATCAATCATCTCAAAAGCAAGGACGAGTCACTTCGAGTCGAAGCCAGTAACAAACTGGCGGCTATCGGCAAACCAGCCGTTCCGGCACTGATTGAAGTTTTAACCGAAAAAGAAGCTGCTCCGGTTGCAATCTTTATCATGGGACGAATTGGCGCCGGGGCGAAAGAAGCAATTCCCATACTCTCAAAAACACTCAAACAACACGAAGACAAAAATATCCGGGCACGAGCCGCGGAAGCGCTTGGGAAAATCGGACCAGAAACCTTTCTCTTAATTGTTCCCGGTTTAAAAGACAAAGAAGCTGTTGTTCGTTTGCGAGCCGTTCAGGCGCTCGGGCGTATTGGCCCACCAGCCGAACCAGTGTTGTCATCAGTCGTTGATTGCCTCCAGGATGCAGACGAAGGTGTTCGCACCGAAGCCCAGAAAGCGGTTGAGCGAATTGGTAAGGCGCAGCAATAG